Genomic segment of Paenibacillus polymyxa:
GGTTGAATTTCTCCACTTTCCCCGCCAGGCTGAATCGTTCCCGCTCCATCTGTGAAAGAAATCTCCACATATTTATCAGCCTTGGACTTTGGATTCGGCAATGTTACAAAAGTTGCTTTTACCTTTTCAGTGCCAATCCTAGCCCAGTCCACAAAAAACTGTTGAGCTTGTTTGCTTTCATCTGTGTAATAGTAGCGAATTTTTAGATCACTCAGCTTCACAGCTGTTTTTCCTGTGTTTTTGATATTAAATTCAGGACGGATTGCGTTATCCTTGGCGTTCGTGTCACCAGTGCGATACTGAAGCACAATCCCTTGATCGTTACTGCCTGGTGTACTTCCTCCGTTGCCGTTATTGCCGCCGTTGTTGCCACCACCGTTATCACCGCCAGTATTGCCAGTATTGCCATCTCCGCCGTTATCCCCACCGTTGTTTCCGCCTCCACCATTGTTGCTGGAGCCTTCCAGTATCGCCTGTTTTACGAATTTACCGGAAGCCGACAATTGCGAATCAGGCCATCCGCCCTTACGGTCAGCACCAGGCAACAGCGCAGCAGAGGTCTCATTTTTATCTGCCAGCGACCAGTTAGTCCAGCTGATTCCACGGCTTGCAAGAAAATCAGTCCATACTTTGGATTCATTCAGGAACGGACCACCGTTACCCGAAGCATCGCTTGTACCCCACTCGGTAGCAAATATGCCCACGCCTTTGTTCAGCGCATAATCGACCCGATCGCGCAAGTACTGTCCATGCGTACCCGCATAGAAATGTACGGTATACATTGTATTCTTGTCTGGAAGTGGATGGTCTGCTGCATCATGTACATCCTGACTCCATGTGCCTGTTCCTACAATAATAATATTGTCCGGGTCCTTAGCTCGAATAACCTGAGATACCTCAGACGCATAAGGTCGGATTTGATTGTTCCAGTTCACATTCCCATTCGGCTCATTGGCAAGTTCATAGATTACGTTAGGCAAATGGCCGTACTGAGTCGAAAATTCATTAAAGAAAGCTTTGGCTTCATTTTTATGAATGTTCGGATCGCCATCTGAAAGAATGTGCCAGTCAATAATGACGTACAAGCCCAGTTTCTGTGCTGCCTCAATCG
This window contains:
- a CDS encoding cellulase family glycosylhydrolase is translated as MMNGQWVLPRIAKRVAVMLTAVLLLTLTNGFNWNTQTAEAAGTTPVERYGQLSVKNGKLVDKNGKPVQLKGISSHGVQWFGDLVNQDSMKWLRDDWGISVFRVALYTEENGYIANPSLKNKVKEAIEAAQKLGLYVIIDWHILSDGDPNIHKNEAKAFFNEFSTQYGHLPNVIYELANEPNGNVNWNNQIRPYASEVSQVIRAKDPDNIIIVGTGTWSQDVHDAADHPLPDKNTMYTVHFYAGTHGQYLRDRVDYALNKGVGIFATEWGTSDASGNGGPFLNESKVWTDFLASRGISWTNWSLADKNETSAALLPGADRKGGWPDSQLSASGKFVKQAILEGSSNNGGGGNNGGDNGGDGNTGNTGGDNGGGNNGGNNGNGGSTPGSNDQGIVLQYRTGDTNAKDNAIRPEFNIKNTGKTAVKLSDLKIRYYYTDESKQAQQFFVDWARIGTEKVKATFVTLPNPKSKADKYVEISFTDGAGTIQPGGESGEIQPRIHAANWSNFDETNDYSYGATQTAFADWDHGTVYQQGKLVWGIEP